The proteins below come from a single Geobacillus thermoleovorans genomic window:
- the hxlB gene encoding 6-phospho-3-hexuloisomerase yields MQATQYLGKIIKELNGTADLIAAEEAEKLVNGILEAKKIFVAGAGRSGFMSKSFAMRMMHMGLDAYVVGETITPNLEQDDILIIGSGSGETRSLVSMAEKAKSLGATVALVTIFPESTIGQLADITVKLPGSPKDQSDNGYKTIQPMGSLFEQTLLLFYDAIILRCMEKKGLDSNTMFKRHANLE; encoded by the coding sequence ATGCAAGCTACGCAATATTTAGGCAAAATCATCAAAGAGTTAAATGGGACAGCCGATTTAATCGCCGCGGAAGAAGCGGAAAAATTGGTAAATGGGATTCTCGAAGCAAAGAAAATTTTTGTAGCTGGCGCAGGCAGATCTGGATTTATGTCCAAATCTTTTGCGATGCGAATGATGCACATGGGGTTAGACGCCTATGTAGTAGGCGAAACCATCACCCCTAACCTAGAACAAGACGACATTTTGATCATTGGATCGGGTTCAGGGGAAACGAGAAGTTTAGTTTCCATGGCTGAAAAAGCGAAAAGTTTAGGGGCTACCGTAGCGTTAGTGACCATTTTCCCTGAATCGACCATTGGACAATTGGCTGATATTACGGTCAAATTGCCTGGCTCGCCTAAAGACCAGTCAGATAATGGATACAAAACGATACAGCCAATGGGATCGCTTTTTGAGCAAACCCTTTTACTATTCTATGATGCCATCATATTAAGATGCATGGAGAAAAAGGGATTGGACTCCAATACCATGTTTAAAAGACATGCCAATCTGGAATAG
- the hxlA gene encoding 3-hexulose-6-phosphate synthase → MELQLALDLVNIPEAKQLVKEVEEYVDIVEIGTPVIINEGLRAVKEIKQEFPHLKVLADLKIMDAAAYEVMKASEAGADIITILGVAEDLSIKGAVEEAKKQGKKILVDMIGVKNLEERAKEVDGFGVDYICVHTGYDLQAVGKNSLEDLATIKRVVKNAKTAIAGGIKLNTLPEVIKAKPDLIIVGGGITGQEDKRAVAAEMKKMIQQGE, encoded by the coding sequence ATGGAATTACAATTAGCATTGGATCTCGTAAACATTCCAGAAGCGAAACAATTAGTAAAAGAAGTCGAGGAGTATGTGGATATTGTAGAAATCGGCACTCCAGTTATCATTAATGAAGGTCTTAGAGCCGTAAAAGAAATCAAACAAGAATTTCCTCACTTAAAAGTATTGGCAGACTTAAAAATCATGGATGCAGCCGCATATGAAGTCATGAAAGCGTCCGAAGCTGGAGCCGACATTATCACGATACTTGGAGTTGCTGAAGATTTGTCCATCAAAGGTGCTGTGGAAGAAGCTAAAAAACAAGGCAAAAAAATATTGGTGGACATGATCGGGGTTAAAAATTTAGAAGAACGGGCGAAAGAAGTAGATGGGTTTGGAGTCGACTATATTTGCGTACACACAGGTTATGATCTTCAAGCAGTCGGCAAAAACTCTCTTGAAGATCTTGCCACAATCAAACGTGTCGTGAAAAACGCAAAAACTGCGATCGCAGGCGGCATTAAATTAAACACATTGCCTGAAGTCATTAAAGCAAAACCTGATCTTATCATCGTAGGCGGCGGTATTACTGGTCAAGAAGATAAACGAGCTGTAGCCGCTGAAATGAAAAAAATGATCCAACAAGGTGAATGA
- a CDS encoding transposase family protein has protein sequence MFNSIATESFQQWVAWLCIGKSIQEVTQWLCIAYTTVERWFYQHAPVLLPESSPTVICVRL, from the coding sequence GTGTTCAATAGCATTGCCACCGAATCCTTTCAGCAATGGGTGGCGTGGTTGTGCATTGGGAAAAGCATTCAAGAAGTGACACAATGGTTATGCATAGCTTATACCACCGTGGAACGATGGTTTTACCAACACGCGCCTGTGCTTTTGCCTGAATCGAGTCCTACAGTGATCTGTGTGAGGTTGTAG
- a CDS encoding efflux RND transporter permease subunit, producing the protein MLELFGRFVVKNRIAIIVLSLILVIPALSGIVKTQINYDIFAYLPEKLPSVQGQNIMNKVFGFGGTGILMVKNQTDVEVENLKQKLEQVDGVETVNWITDIADFAVPREFLPEELVDQFYSGNSTIMQIQFEEEAASEKTHYAVQEIKNILGPNTYFAGTPPMLSELRQLLESEKFVYAVSAIGFILLLLGLTLPSLFIPFLILFSIGVSIIYNLGLAYYLNGSMSYVTAAIAGALQLGVTMDFSIFLVHRYEEERKMKEKNEAMIAAIKHTAMAILTSSATAVAGFLAMVTMSLGLGEDLGMTMARGIILSVLMILTLLPSFILVFDKWIREYQHRVIIPNFHLLAKFVTNRHKLVFVVFLLLFIPAFIGFKNVHIVYDLEQLMPKTLPSIQNLDEIKKEFTSTDSAFLVMDSKISDQERLKIKQQIEEIEGIKKVIGYDTFADPAIPSEFVPENLKNMFIKDQYNYMLVQMEYGSYDERTTQAIQQINKLTEPYEGHMYLTGQAVLQNDLTTTVRDDMKKVDLISVVAVFLIIALAFRSVALPVVLVGGIELAILFNQGLDFYLGRSMPFIGTFAIGAIQLGSTINYAILLVTRYKEELMNYPKEEAMYRAITASGEAILSSALALFAAVIGIWLFSDITLLRDLTFMIARGAIISLAVILFLLPAVLLTLESFISKTTFGWPKSQIHERR; encoded by the coding sequence GTGCTTGAATTATTTGGTAGATTTGTGGTGAAAAACAGAATTGCTATCATTGTTTTATCATTGATACTTGTGATTCCTGCATTGTCCGGAATAGTCAAAACGCAAATCAATTATGATATTTTTGCTTACTTGCCGGAAAAGCTTCCTTCGGTGCAAGGGCAAAATATTATGAACAAAGTGTTTGGGTTCGGTGGAACAGGCATCCTGATGGTAAAAAATCAAACAGATGTTGAAGTAGAAAATTTAAAACAAAAACTGGAGCAAGTGGATGGTGTTGAAACAGTCAATTGGATCACCGACATTGCTGATTTTGCAGTGCCTCGCGAGTTTCTTCCAGAGGAATTGGTGGATCAGTTTTATTCTGGAAACAGCACTATCATGCAAATTCAATTTGAAGAGGAGGCGGCATCAGAAAAAACTCATTATGCTGTACAAGAAATCAAAAACATTCTTGGGCCGAATACTTATTTTGCGGGAACTCCTCCAATGTTGTCGGAGCTGCGTCAGTTGCTTGAAAGTGAGAAGTTTGTCTATGCAGTGTCCGCAATTGGGTTTATTCTGTTGCTTTTGGGATTAACGCTCCCATCGCTTTTCATTCCGTTCCTTATCCTGTTCTCAATTGGGGTCTCTATTATTTACAACTTGGGATTGGCTTACTATTTAAATGGTTCAATGTCGTATGTTACCGCTGCGATTGCGGGAGCTTTGCAGCTCGGAGTTACGATGGATTTTTCTATTTTCTTAGTGCATCGTTATGAAGAAGAACGAAAGATGAAAGAAAAGAACGAGGCCATGATCGCGGCCATCAAGCACACAGCGATGGCCATTTTAACCAGCTCGGCAACGGCAGTAGCCGGTTTTCTTGCGATGGTCACCATGTCGCTTGGACTTGGGGAAGACTTAGGGATGACGATGGCGCGAGGGATCATTCTTAGTGTGTTGATGATTTTGACATTGTTGCCGTCGTTCATTCTGGTGTTTGACAAGTGGATTCGCGAATATCAGCACCGCGTGATAATCCCTAATTTTCATCTGTTAGCCAAATTTGTGACCAATCGCCACAAACTTGTTTTTGTAGTGTTCCTGCTTTTGTTTATCCCTGCTTTCATCGGTTTTAAAAATGTGCATATCGTGTATGATTTGGAGCAACTTATGCCGAAGACGCTGCCTTCGATCCAAAATCTTGACGAAATCAAAAAAGAATTTACGTCGACTGATTCGGCTTTTTTAGTCATGGATAGCAAGATTTCTGATCAGGAACGTCTCAAAATCAAGCAGCAGATTGAAGAAATAGAAGGAATCAAGAAAGTAATTGGGTATGACACCTTTGCAGATCCTGCGATTCCTTCAGAATTTGTTCCCGAAAACTTAAAAAACATGTTTATCAAGGATCAATACAATTACATGTTGGTACAGATGGAATATGGATCGTATGATGAACGCACGACACAGGCCATTCAACAAATCAACAAATTAACCGAGCCATATGAAGGGCATATGTACCTGACTGGTCAAGCTGTTTTGCAAAACGATCTGACTACCACGGTGCGGGACGACATGAAAAAAGTAGATTTGATTTCGGTTGTCGCTGTATTTTTGATTATTGCGCTTGCCTTCCGATCCGTGGCGTTGCCGGTTGTATTAGTTGGCGGAATTGAATTGGCGATTTTGTTCAACCAAGGACTCGATTTCTATCTTGGCCGTTCCATGCCATTTATCGGCACATTCGCCATTGGCGCTATCCAGCTCGGCAGCACGATCAACTATGCGATTTTGCTTGTCACACGCTATAAGGAAGAGTTGATGAATTATCCGAAAGAGGAAGCGATGTATCGAGCCATCACAGCAAGTGGAGAAGCGATCTTGAGCAGTGCGCTTGCCTTGTTTGCCGCTGTCATCGGGATTTGGCTGTTTTCCGACATCACGTTGCTCAGAGATTTAACCTTTATGATTGCGCGAGGAGCGATTATTTCTCTTGCCGTCATCTTATTCCTGCTTCCGGCAGTGTTGCTCACATTAGAAAGTTTTATATCCAAAACGACATTTGGCTGGCCTAAAAGCCAAATCCATGAAAGAAGATGA
- a CDS encoding LexA family protein gives MLLTERRKQFLQKLIDLYQKANVPVHYETLAKALGVSKWTAYDMLKELEKLGYLTRDYAVNPGETGRSQIVFLPTAKAMSLFEQKRSEAINLEEWHKTKAKILEFLNSLKNCSLSAAVRKVLEEIPKVQIRVAFCAYIIGLFLVYLRKLGGKTEVLIKNLVQNAPTNEMQMTVFVGTVLGGIIQTVNHEIGVEVTELVGRYLKSIADLSHFEKEMLSDFLHEALA, from the coding sequence ATGTTGTTAACTGAACGTCGGAAGCAATTTCTCCAGAAGTTGATCGACTTATATCAAAAAGCAAACGTTCCTGTCCATTATGAAACATTAGCGAAAGCGCTTGGTGTCAGCAAATGGACGGCATATGACATGCTGAAAGAACTTGAAAAACTTGGCTATCTCACCCGCGATTACGCGGTGAATCCCGGCGAAACAGGACGTTCCCAAATCGTTTTTCTGCCGACGGCAAAAGCGATGAGTTTGTTTGAACAGAAACGCTCTGAAGCAATCAATCTGGAAGAGTGGCATAAAACAAAGGCGAAAATACTTGAGTTTCTAAACAGCTTAAAAAATTGCAGTCTCAGCGCCGCCGTCCGAAAGGTTTTAGAGGAGATTCCGAAAGTGCAGATTCGTGTTGCCTTCTGTGCGTACATCATCGGTCTTTTTCTTGTTTATCTTCGCAAGCTGGGCGGGAAAACTGAGGTATTGATTAAGAACCTCGTTCAGAACGCCCCAACTAATGAAATGCAGATGACCGTGTTTGTTGGAACCGTCCTTGGCGGCATTATTCAAACGGTGAATCACGAAATTGGCGTGGAAGTGACTGAATTGGTTGGACGGTATCTGAAATCGATCGCCGACCTTTCCCATTTTGAAAAGGAAATGCTTTCCGATTTTCTCCATGAAGCATTAGCATGA
- the istB gene encoding IS21-like element helper ATPase IstB, giving the protein MRAEVKEICKALHLAYIADRFEEVRFETKEQFLRDVLALELSCRQEAKQARLIKKAKFRELKWLKDYEWSGHIHWPATTSREELCDLRFLERKQNVLLLGSPGTGKTHLATALGIQACQQGHEVRFFRVADLVAQLEEALKNGTLGRLKRSLDPCELLILDELGYVPFQKQGSELLFHIIADCYERKSVMVTSNLEFGQWNRVFGDNRLTAALVDRLVHHAHILAFTGESYRLRNALSAIQPSSASGLEP; this is encoded by the coding sequence ATGAGAGCAGAGGTGAAAGAGATTTGTAAAGCGCTGCATTTGGCCTATATCGCAGATCGATTCGAGGAGGTGAGATTCGAAACGAAAGAACAGTTTTTGCGGGATGTATTGGCGCTGGAACTGTCGTGCCGCCAAGAAGCGAAACAGGCTCGGCTGATCAAGAAAGCCAAGTTTCGGGAGTTGAAATGGCTGAAGGATTACGAATGGTCGGGTCATATCCATTGGCCAGCCACGACATCGAGGGAGGAACTGTGTGACCTTCGCTTTTTGGAGCGAAAGCAAAACGTTCTGCTTTTAGGTTCACCTGGAACGGGGAAAACCCATCTCGCCACAGCACTTGGCATTCAGGCGTGCCAACAAGGCCATGAGGTTCGGTTTTTCCGCGTCGCGGATCTTGTCGCCCAGCTGGAAGAGGCGTTGAAAAACGGCACGCTCGGACGGCTGAAACGAAGCCTCGACCCATGCGAACTGTTGATTTTGGATGAACTCGGCTATGTGCCGTTTCAAAAGCAAGGATCGGAACTGTTGTTTCATATTATCGCCGACTGTTACGAGCGAAAAAGCGTCATGGTGACATCGAATCTAGAATTTGGACAGTGGAATCGGGTGTTTGGGGACAACCGTTTGACGGCAGCGTTGGTGGATCGCTTGGTTCACCACGCCCACATCTTGGCCTTTACGGGAGAGAGCTATCGACTGCGGAACGCTCTCTCCGCGATCCAGCCGTCCTCTGCCTCCGGTCTGGAACCTTAA
- the istA gene encoding IS21 family transposase translates to MLAMPEINRIRKLREKKGLSIAEISRETGYNWRTVKKYADGDISVQPTIKRKKGMMEEEGYGQIIDDWLEEDAKLPRKQRRTNKTMFEALCRDHGFQGSYRTVCAYVQKRRPQLKLEKEQRYERLEHPPGEAQVDFGKMTVVTKEGKEEERSVLIMSFPYSNAAFAYPLPAENSECFLHGLTQLFRQAGGVPKALRIDNLSAAIVSIRKGGERRFTEAFEKFQLYYRFDVQVCNPYSGHEKGNAERKVYYTRNLCFIPAPLMESDPELVEWLHRKMVEDRNRPHYEKGRWIEELWQEEQPELLALPEQDLPIFSLDHAYVNKYGEVMVDGKAFVVHGLSVPNRVLVKKEWNRFVVFSSDGDVHLEAPRPYTNVKREIPWKEIFAEWETKPRVVGHSRYRTYLPEAIRTYLAGPPPQVVARLKGLRALLDRHTLYEIAQWLEESQRWDLAPHEIGVLMEAKHSYYPDKWEESYTPSVLIDYETDLTVYDQRLHPAREGGVQR, encoded by the coding sequence ATGCTGGCAATGCCCGAAATTAATCGTATCAGAAAACTGCGTGAAAAGAAAGGGTTATCGATTGCGGAAATTTCCCGTGAAACGGGATATAACTGGAGAACGGTCAAGAAATACGCAGATGGAGACATTTCTGTCCAACCAACCATCAAACGCAAAAAGGGGATGATGGAGGAAGAAGGGTACGGGCAAATCATTGATGACTGGTTGGAGGAGGATGCCAAACTGCCGAGAAAACAACGGCGAACGAACAAGACGATGTTTGAAGCGCTTTGTCGTGACCATGGATTTCAAGGCTCGTATCGCACCGTTTGCGCGTACGTGCAAAAACGAAGACCGCAGCTCAAGCTCGAGAAAGAACAGCGCTATGAACGACTGGAGCACCCGCCAGGCGAGGCGCAGGTGGATTTCGGGAAGATGACGGTTGTGACGAAGGAGGGGAAGGAAGAAGAGCGATCGGTTTTGATCATGAGCTTTCCCTATAGCAACGCTGCGTTTGCTTATCCGCTGCCGGCGGAAAACAGTGAATGCTTCCTCCATGGGTTGACGCAGCTGTTTCGTCAGGCTGGGGGAGTGCCAAAGGCATTGCGCATTGACAATTTGTCCGCGGCCATTGTGTCGATTCGAAAAGGGGGAGAACGCCGATTCACCGAGGCTTTTGAGAAATTTCAACTCTACTATCGGTTTGATGTACAAGTGTGCAATCCATACAGTGGACATGAGAAAGGAAATGCGGAGCGAAAAGTCTATTACACTCGCAACCTTTGTTTCATCCCCGCTCCATTGATGGAGTCGGATCCGGAGCTGGTGGAGTGGCTGCATCGCAAGATGGTCGAGGACCGAAACCGTCCTCATTATGAAAAGGGGCGGTGGATCGAGGAACTATGGCAGGAAGAGCAACCGGAGCTGTTGGCGTTGCCGGAACAAGATCTTCCGATCTTCTCCCTCGATCACGCTTACGTGAATAAGTACGGAGAAGTGATGGTGGATGGGAAGGCGTTCGTCGTCCATGGCCTGTCCGTCCCCAACCGGGTGTTGGTGAAGAAAGAATGGAATCGTTTCGTTGTGTTCTCTTCCGATGGAGACGTCCATCTTGAAGCGCCCAGGCCGTATACGAACGTGAAACGCGAAATCCCTTGGAAAGAGATTTTCGCTGAGTGGGAGACCAAACCCCGGGTTGTCGGACATTCCCGCTACCGGACGTACTTGCCGGAGGCGATCCGAACGTATCTGGCTGGCCCCCCGCCCCAGGTGGTGGCCCGTTTGAAAGGACTGCGAGCGCTGTTGGATCGGCACACGCTTTACGAAATCGCCCAGTGGCTCGAGGAGAGTCAGCGATGGGACTTGGCTCCTCATGAAATCGGCGTGTTGATGGAAGCGAAGCACTCCTATTACCCGGACAAGTGGGAAGAATCATACACCCCTTCCGTTCTAATCGACTATGAAACGGATTTAACGGTGTATGATCAACGTCTTCATCCCGCTCGGGAAGGGGGTGTCCAGAGATGA
- a CDS encoding 3-oxoacyl-[acyl-carrier-protein] synthase III C-terminal domain-containing protein, with amino-acid sequence MKHQAHVAIAGAGFYVPPRVVTNNDLSQRLETDDEWIVQRTGIRQRYRVEESVTTTEMIESAAKKGGYPFEKFFLNVDRYGNTSAASIPIALTESLQQKAVREWDLVAMIGFGGGLTWGIHVLSVYAR; translated from the coding sequence ATGAAGCATCAAGCTCATGTTGCTATTGCGGGAGCGGGTTTTTATGTACCTCCACGCGTGGTTACCAATAACGATTTGAGCCAGCGGTTGGAGACGGACGATGAGTGGATTGTTCAACGAACAGGAATCCGCCAGCGCTATCGCGTGGAGGAGTCAGTGACAACCACAGAGATGATTGAAAGCGCGGCGAAAAAGGGAGGATATCCTTTCGAAAAGTTTTTTCTGAACGTGGATCGTTACGGAAACACCTCTGCCGCTTCCATTCCAATTGCTCTGACGGAATCGCTCCAACAAAAAGCTGTCCGGGAGTGGGATCTGGTAGCGATGATTGGTTTCGGAGGTGGCTTGACGTGGGGAATTCACGTGCTGTCCGTGTATGCGCGGTAA
- a CDS encoding sterol desaturase family protein: MMRYYREFLSNSMIQFVLFVGTVSSILTIVEFDGVKTILALLAGAVFYAVVEYLVHRYLLHQFPNAIPVLYQKHVEHHQYPTALRYLFSPMWYDLIVYVVYFVVLWAVFRNLSLVMAFIAGTSLYQLYYQWMHYIAHRPITPVTPWGKWMKKKHLLHHYMDEQSWYGVSHPVMDYLMGTHNPKSSKTNGYMDGGK, from the coding sequence ATGATGCGGTATTACCGGGAGTTTCTTTCCAACTCAATGATTCAGTTCGTGCTTTTTGTGGGAACGGTCAGTTCCATCCTAACTATTGTGGAATTTGATGGGGTAAAGACGATCCTTGCTTTACTGGCTGGTGCAGTTTTTTATGCTGTCGTCGAATATTTGGTGCACCGTTACCTTCTGCACCAGTTTCCCAACGCTATTCCCGTTTTGTACCAGAAACATGTCGAACACCATCAGTACCCTACGGCACTCAGATATTTATTCAGTCCGATGTGGTATGACCTGATCGTTTACGTCGTTTATTTTGTTGTATTATGGGCAGTGTTCCGGAATCTTTCCTTGGTTATGGCCTTCATAGCTGGCACTTCGCTCTATCAATTGTATTATCAATGGATGCATTACATTGCACACCGTCCGATTACCCCTGTAACACCATGGGGGAAGTGGATGAAGAAAAAACACCTTTTGCATCATTATATGGATGAACAGTCCTGGTACGGTGTATCCCATCCCGTCATGGATTACCTGATGGGAACTCACAATCCTAAATCTTCCAAAACCAACGGATACATGGATGGTGGAAAGTGA
- a CDS encoding YhbD family protein, whose amino-acid sequence MEQELISKKELLELTGISYGQLYRWKRKKLIPEEWFIRKSTFTGQETFFPKEKILARIEKIKELKDELSLDELAGMLSPNPAAVMLTKEEVLERHIVSEMVVQRYSEWKENKQVFSFTDLLPLYVLDQLLRSGDLSWEEGKSVLNVFETHYPKLQGKSCELAIIRKMGVTVCLLVAGGGDMYVEPEAKLVARLHVPACIEELKLKILEG is encoded by the coding sequence ATGGAACAAGAATTGATTTCAAAAAAAGAACTGCTCGAGCTGACTGGCATTTCGTACGGCCAGCTGTATCGATGGAAGCGGAAAAAGCTCATTCCGGAAGAATGGTTTATTCGCAAATCGACATTCACAGGGCAAGAGACGTTTTTCCCGAAAGAAAAAATCTTGGCGCGCATTGAGAAAATCAAAGAGCTGAAAGATGAGCTGTCGCTTGATGAGTTGGCGGGCATGCTTTCTCCCAATCCAGCGGCTGTGATGTTGACGAAAGAGGAAGTGTTGGAACGTCACATTGTTTCGGAGATGGTGGTGCAACGTTATAGCGAGTGGAAAGAAAACAAACAGGTCTTTTCGTTCACCGATCTTCTTCCTCTGTACGTGCTCGATCAGCTTCTGCGCTCGGGCGATCTGAGTTGGGAAGAAGGAAAAAGCGTCCTGAACGTTTTCGAAACGCATTACCCGAAACTTCAAGGGAAAAGCTGCGAGCTGGCGATCATTCGCAAGATGGGAGTGACTGTGTGTTTGCTTGTGGCGGGCGGAGGCGACATGTATGTGGAGCCGGAGGCGAAGCTCGTTGCGCGGCTGCACGTGCCGGCGTGCATCGAGGAGTTAAAACTGAAAATTTTGGAGGGATGA
- the ade gene encoding adenine deaminase, whose translation MHSTLQKKIAAAAKQTKADLVIKNGKIVNVFTHEVIEGDLAIAEGMIVGIGRYEGKQTIDAEGRYVCPGLIDGHVHIESSMVPPSEFARVVLPHGVTTVIADPHEIANVAGIRGIQFMLDDAKQTPLDVYIMLPSCVPAASFEHAGAVLTAADLAPFFNDERVLGLAEVMDYPSLREQHPSMLDKLALAANANRLIDGHLAGLDADAINVYRSARIHTDHECVTADEALERIRRGMYVLIRQGSVAKDLEKLLPAVHEHNARRFLFCTDDKHLDDLWFEGSVDHNVRLAIRAGLDPLLAIQMATLNAAECYRLPTKGAVAPGHDADFLFVEDLETLNITHVFKSGKQVAEHGQATFRSERSACGIKPTLRQSIRCQPVTEADLRIPMRKGNKAHVIEIIPNHLHTNHLVTEVDVQDGAFSPSVERDLLKLVVVERHRGLGIGLGIVRGFGFQAGAIASSIAHDSHHIIAAGINDHDLVVAIEQLRRQHGGLAVVKDGTVLASLPLEIGGLMTRKDYTEVLNGLKQIDKALEAIGACGSFNPFITLSFLALPVIPELKLTDQGLFDVKRWEWIPIEA comes from the coding sequence ATGCATTCGACATTACAGAAGAAAATCGCCGCCGCCGCAAAACAAACGAAAGCCGATCTCGTCATCAAAAACGGGAAAATCGTCAACGTGTTTACGCACGAAGTCATCGAAGGGGATCTCGCCATTGCTGAGGGGATGATCGTCGGCATTGGCCGCTATGAGGGAAAGCAAACGATCGATGCCGAAGGGCGTTATGTATGCCCGGGGCTGATTGACGGACACGTGCATATCGAATCATCAATGGTGCCCCCGAGCGAATTCGCCCGCGTCGTTCTCCCGCATGGGGTCACCACGGTGATCGCCGATCCACACGAAATCGCGAACGTCGCCGGCATCCGCGGCATCCAGTTTATGCTCGATGATGCGAAACAGACGCCGCTCGATGTGTATATCATGTTGCCATCGTGCGTGCCGGCCGCCTCGTTTGAACATGCCGGCGCCGTCTTAACCGCAGCGGACCTAGCGCCGTTTTTCAACGATGAACGCGTTCTCGGATTGGCGGAAGTGATGGACTATCCGTCATTAAGGGAACAACACCCGTCCATGCTCGACAAACTGGCGCTCGCGGCAAACGCCAACCGCCTGATCGACGGCCACTTGGCCGGTCTGGATGCCGATGCCATCAACGTCTACCGCAGCGCCCGCATCCATACGGATCATGAATGCGTCACCGCCGACGAAGCGCTTGAACGCATTCGCCGCGGCATGTACGTGCTCATTCGCCAAGGCTCGGTCGCCAAAGACCTCGAAAAACTTCTTCCTGCCGTCCATGAGCACAACGCGCGCCGCTTTCTGTTTTGCACGGACGATAAACATCTCGACGACTTATGGTTCGAAGGCAGCGTCGACCATAACGTGCGCCTTGCCATTCGCGCTGGGCTCGACCCGCTTCTGGCCATCCAAATGGCCACATTAAACGCCGCCGAGTGCTACCGGTTGCCGACGAAGGGGGCTGTCGCCCCGGGGCATGACGCCGACTTTTTGTTCGTTGAGGATTTGGAAACGCTGAACATCACCCACGTGTTTAAATCCGGAAAACAGGTGGCCGAGCATGGGCAGGCCACATTCCGTTCCGAACGATCGGCTTGCGGCATTAAACCAACATTGCGGCAATCCATCCGTTGCCAACCGGTCACCGAAGCCGATCTTCGCATTCCGATGCGGAAAGGAAACAAAGCCCATGTCATTGAAATCATCCCAAACCATTTGCATACGAACCATCTTGTCACCGAAGTCGATGTCCAGGACGGGGCCTTTTCCCCTTCGGTCGAACGGGATTTGCTGAAGCTTGTGGTCGTCGAACGCCATCGCGGCCTCGGAATCGGCCTTGGCATCGTCCGCGGCTTCGGGTTCCAAGCAGGCGCCATTGCTTCTTCGATCGCGCACGATTCACACCACATCATCGCCGCAGGCATCAACGACCACGACCTCGTCGTCGCCATCGAACAGCTCCGCCGGCAACACGGCGGGCTTGCGGTCGTCAAAGACGGAACGGTGCTCGCCAGCCTGCCGCTTGAAATCGGCGGATTGATGACAAGAAAAGACTATACCGAGGTGCTAAACGGATTGAAACAGATTGACAAAGCACTTGAAGCGATCGGCGCATGCGGCTCTTTCAATCCGTTCATCACGCTGTCATTTCTCGCCTTGCCGGTCATTCCGGAGCTCAAGCTGACCGATCAAGGGCTGTTTGATGTCAAGCGGTGGGAATGGATTCCGATCGAGGCATAG
- a CDS encoding SIS domain-containing protein, with amino-acid sequence MIEHYFQKVNERLELVLKHEKDNLKKAAYVVSEAIQKGGIIQLFGCGHSHILTEEVFYRAGGLVPIKPIFFEPLMLHEGAVRSSMLERMNDFAQNFIDHEDIRPEDVFFVLSTSGRNPVPIDVALTAKEKGTYTIAITSLEYSKSQPSRHKSGKLLYEVVDLVINNYSVKGDAILSHESISVPFSPTSTVVGSVILNAIFAEAIVLMAENGLEPPIFLSGNMEGADEHNNRLIARYKERIPILVGTS; translated from the coding sequence GTGATCGAACATTATTTTCAAAAGGTCAACGAACGTTTGGAACTCGTTTTAAAACATGAAAAGGACAATCTCAAAAAAGCTGCTTATGTAGTAAGTGAAGCCATTCAGAAAGGTGGAATTATTCAACTGTTCGGATGTGGTCACTCCCACATTTTAACGGAAGAAGTGTTTTATCGTGCTGGAGGGCTTGTACCAATTAAACCAATATTTTTTGAGCCCCTTATGCTTCATGAAGGGGCGGTCCGTTCGTCAATGTTGGAGAGAATGAATGATTTCGCACAAAATTTTATAGATCATGAGGATATCCGTCCTGAAGATGTGTTTTTTGTTTTGTCCACATCGGGGCGCAATCCAGTTCCGATTGACGTTGCGCTGACGGCTAAAGAGAAGGGAACTTATACAATCGCCATTACATCTTTGGAATATTCAAAAAGCCAGCCCTCACGGCATAAAAGTGGTAAATTGTTATACGAGGTAGTGGATCTTGTTATTAATAATTATTCGGTGAAAGGTGACGCAATTTTATCCCACGAAAGTATTTCCGTTCCGTTTTCTCCTACCTCTACTGTTGTAGGAAGCGTGATTTTAAATGCTATTTTTGCTGAAGCTATTGTCTTAATGGCGGAAAATGGTTTGGAACCACCGATCTTTTTAAGTGGCAATATGGAAGGGGCGGATGAACATAACAACAGATTAATTGCAAGATACAAAGAAAGAATTCCTATTTTAGTAGGAACAAGTTAA